In one window of Candidatus Hydrogenedentota bacterium DNA:
- a CDS encoding (d)CMP kinase produces MSEATQIVAIDGPAGAGKSTTAKHVARILGFAFLDTGAMYRSATWWALDQGVDLDDPEALAANTAKMTLEIEETDRGQVVRVNGVDVSDAIRTPAITNLIYKLDQNSSVRAQLVALQRRFGEQQPTVAEGRDIGTVVFPKAKCKIFLDASLDARTERRARQLREKGSPVDWDKLRADLHERDEQSRNRADSPLKQAEDAILLDTTLLTFEEAVDEIVALARKAL; encoded by the coding sequence ATGAGTGAAGCAACCCAGATTGTGGCCATTGACGGCCCCGCCGGCGCCGGCAAGAGTACGACCGCGAAGCATGTGGCGCGAATCCTGGGCTTTGCTTTTCTGGATACGGGAGCCATGTACCGTTCGGCGACCTGGTGGGCCCTGGATCAGGGAGTGGACCTCGATGATCCCGAGGCGCTGGCCGCGAATACGGCGAAGATGACGCTCGAAATTGAGGAGACGGATCGCGGACAGGTGGTCCGAGTCAATGGCGTGGATGTAAGCGATGCCATACGCACGCCGGCCATCACCAATCTGATCTACAAGCTCGACCAGAACTCCAGCGTTCGTGCCCAGTTGGTGGCGCTGCAGCGCCGCTTCGGCGAGCAGCAGCCCACGGTGGCCGAAGGCCGCGATATCGGCACGGTTGTTTTTCCGAAGGCGAAGTGCAAGATCTTCCTGGATGCCTCGCTGGATGCGCGCACGGAGCGGCGGGCGCGGCAACTGCGGGAAAAGGGTTCCCCGGTGGATTGGGATAAACTCCGGGCGGATCTCCACGAGCGGGACGAACAGAGCCGTAATCGGGCGGATTCTCCTTTGAAACAGGCCGAAGACGCGATTTTGCTCGATACCACGCTGTTGACCTTTGAAGAAGCCGTGGACGAGATCGTCGCGCTGGCGCGAAAGGCACTGTGA
- the recJ gene encoding single-stranded-DNA-specific exonuclease RecJ, producing the protein MNGLGVSNKWNIAPQDHPGVRHLSTALGIPPILAQLLIRRGLDTPEAAQTFLTPSLQHLSDPFLLTGMREAVERITRARDAGEHVLVFGDYDVDGISGTAILVNGLKRFGLTQVSFNMPKRLTEGYGLDNEHVDEALAQGVSLIVTVDNGIAAHGPAAHARAAGLDLIITDHHSIEHGLPDALAVINPQREPESYQGRYLCGAGVAFKLSTALNGTPNDLDIAALGTVADIVPLLEENRVIVALGLKHIARYQRNGIARLASVAGIDLQSITSVDIGFQIGPRINAAGRLNNGLAALHLLLTECPDQAAEMANFLNDANAERRSIEKDIYEEALEELDACFTPAQRGIVLAREGWHPGVIGIVASKIQGRYQRPVVIIAVGEDGLGRGSARANGGFDMVKAFRGCQEHLVKFGGHRSAAGLTIAMENLERFSASFEQAAREQLGDGEIISELEVDVIASLSELDPVLLNAIARLEPLGHHNPAPVFCTLGVEALGASARILKDQHLKVSFRQGDTVVPAIGFNMAERFYTEDLTGLVDIAYTPQFNVWRGETTIQLLLKDIRPAAG; encoded by the coding sequence GTGAACGGACTCGGCGTCAGCAACAAGTGGAATATCGCGCCCCAGGATCATCCGGGGGTTCGGCACTTGTCGACGGCCCTGGGCATCCCCCCCATTCTTGCCCAGTTGTTGATCCGGCGCGGGCTGGATACGCCCGAGGCCGCCCAGACCTTTCTCACCCCTTCCCTGCAGCACCTTTCGGATCCCTTTCTGCTGACGGGCATGCGGGAGGCCGTGGAACGCATTACGCGGGCGCGCGATGCGGGCGAGCATGTGCTGGTCTTTGGCGACTACGACGTGGACGGAATCAGCGGCACGGCGATCCTGGTAAACGGCCTCAAGCGCTTCGGGCTGACCCAGGTGAGCTTCAACATGCCCAAGCGGCTCACCGAGGGCTACGGCCTGGACAATGAGCATGTGGACGAAGCCCTGGCGCAGGGGGTGTCGCTGATCGTGACCGTGGACAACGGCATCGCGGCCCATGGCCCCGCGGCCCACGCCCGGGCCGCCGGCCTCGACCTGATCATCACGGATCATCACTCCATCGAGCACGGACTGCCGGACGCCCTGGCGGTGATCAATCCCCAGCGCGAGCCGGAATCCTATCAGGGCCGCTATCTCTGCGGCGCGGGGGTGGCCTTCAAGCTCTCCACGGCCCTGAACGGCACACCGAACGACCTCGACATCGCGGCCCTGGGCACGGTGGCGGATATCGTACCCTTGTTGGAAGAGAACCGGGTCATCGTGGCGCTGGGCCTGAAGCATATCGCCCGGTATCAGCGCAACGGCATCGCCCGGCTCGCGAGCGTGGCGGGGATCGATCTCCAGTCGATCACGTCGGTGGACATCGGCTTTCAGATCGGCCCGCGGATCAATGCGGCGGGCCGGCTGAACAATGGGCTTGCGGCCCTTCATCTGCTGCTGACGGAGTGCCCCGATCAGGCCGCGGAAATGGCGAATTTTCTCAATGACGCGAATGCGGAGCGCCGCAGTATCGAGAAGGATATTTACGAAGAGGCCCTGGAAGAACTGGATGCCTGCTTCACGCCCGCGCAGCGGGGTATTGTGCTGGCGCGGGAGGGCTGGCATCCCGGTGTTATCGGGATTGTCGCCTCTAAAATCCAGGGCCGCTACCAGCGCCCCGTGGTGATCATCGCGGTGGGCGAAGACGGCCTGGGCCGGGGCTCCGCCCGGGCCAACGGCGGCTTCGACATGGTCAAGGCCTTCCGGGGCTGCCAGGAGCATCTGGTGAAATTCGGCGGGCACCGTTCGGCGGCCGGGCTCACGATCGCTATGGAAAATCTGGAGCGATTCAGCGCGTCCTTCGAGCAGGCGGCCCGGGAGCAACTGGGCGATGGGGAGATCATCTCGGAGCTTGAGGTGGATGTTATCGCGTCGCTGAGCGAGCTCGACCCTGTCTTGTTGAACGCGATTGCGCGTCTGGAGCCGCTGGGGCACCACAATCCCGCGCCGGTTTTCTGCACGCTGGGCGTGGAAGCCCTCGGGGCGTCGGCCCGTATTCTGAAAGATCAGCACCTCAAGGTGTCTTTCCGCCAGGGCGATACGGTGGTTCCGGCCATCGGCTTCAACATGGCGGAGCGCTTCTACACCGAAGATCTTACCGGACTGGTGGATATCGCCTATACGCCCCAGTTCAACGTGTGGCGCGGCGAGACGACGATTCAGTTGCTGCTGAAGGACATCCGACCGGCGGCGGGCTGA
- a CDS encoding ABC transporter ATP-binding protein: MPACISFSNVSKFYGSHFAVGGFTLEIEPGETVGLLGPNGAGKSTVLHMLTGLVRPTSGTITVFGKDLRENFVDIAGRLGALVERPAFYEYLSVRRNLHIHAMLSGREVNLDRALDLANMLEHGDVRAGELSQGLRQRLGLAMAMLTEPELLILDEPTAGLDPEATQDILTLLRRLGEETRVTLLFSSHLMHEVETLCNRVAILNKGRLVSCEDTAALISFDRSHVEVLLDGAENAARRLQEQDWVVKATAKPGRIFVQLRDENVHQLNSFLIHAGYQVSGVIPRRRTLQDYFLKVMNAQ; encoded by the coding sequence ATGCCTGCGTGTATTTCTTTCTCAAACGTATCGAAGTTCTACGGATCCCACTTCGCGGTCGGCGGCTTCACCCTCGAAATCGAGCCGGGTGAGACGGTGGGCCTTCTCGGGCCCAATGGGGCGGGGAAGAGCACCGTGCTGCACATGCTGACGGGGCTGGTGCGCCCTACCTCGGGCACGATTACCGTGTTTGGCAAGGACCTTCGGGAAAACTTCGTGGATATCGCCGGGCGCCTGGGCGCGCTGGTGGAGCGCCCGGCGTTTTATGAGTACCTTTCGGTGCGGCGCAACCTGCACATTCACGCGATGCTTTCGGGACGCGAGGTGAATCTGGATCGGGCGCTGGATCTGGCCAACATGCTGGAGCACGGCGATGTGCGCGCGGGTGAACTTTCCCAGGGGCTGCGCCAGCGTCTGGGGCTGGCCATGGCCATGCTGACGGAACCGGAGTTGCTCATCCTGGACGAACCCACGGCCGGGCTGGATCCGGAGGCGACGCAGGATATTCTCACTTTGTTGCGGCGGCTCGGGGAGGAGACGCGGGTCACGCTGCTGTTTTCCAGCCATTTGATGCATGAGGTGGAGACGTTGTGCAATCGCGTGGCGATCTTGAACAAGGGGCGGCTGGTTTCCTGCGAGGACACGGCGGCGCTCATCTCTTTTGACCGCAGCCATGTGGAGGTGCTGCTGGACGGTGCGGAAAACGCGGCGCGGCGGCTGCAGGAGCAGGACTGGGTGGTGAAGGCGACGGCGAAACCGGGCCGGATTTTTGTGCAACTTCGCGACGAAAACGTCCACCAGTTGAACAGCTTTTTGATCCATGCGGGCTATCAGGTTTCGGGCGTTATTCCCCGGCGTCGCACGCTCCAGGACTACTTCCTCAAAGTGATGAATGCGCAATGA
- a CDS encoding ABC transporter permease subunit has translation MIRRIWLLYRIEVFKASRRRQPYVGPLLLTALVLLSPLLRPILRDGIQDYGFIAYITPVALNFLGYIMLLTFASTLVVSETARGSVRAILLRPVLREEFILAKVLLGFSYAALLTAVVGVCAWAVAWTRGDLMGVHVGGELVYTTDEMWKSYVAGALLSLLPQWAGVSVAVLFSTLARSTSMAISLALGSWILVDLAKYPLGIAPYVFTTYLEAPWRIFSGQCDALAQPWMPMAAWCAASSGLLIVLPTALAILVFKRRNLGAC, from the coding sequence ATGATCAGGCGAATCTGGCTGCTTTACCGGATCGAGGTATTCAAGGCGTCGCGGCGGCGTCAGCCCTATGTGGGTCCGCTCCTCCTGACCGCGCTGGTGCTCCTTTCGCCGCTGCTGCGCCCCATCCTGCGGGACGGGATCCAGGACTATGGTTTCATTGCTTATATCACGCCGGTCGCGCTGAACTTTCTGGGCTACATCATGCTGTTGACCTTTGCGTCGACCCTCGTGGTCTCGGAAACGGCGCGGGGCAGCGTGCGGGCGATCCTGCTGCGCCCGGTACTGCGGGAGGAGTTCATTCTGGCCAAGGTGCTGCTGGGCTTCAGCTATGCGGCGCTGCTCACGGCGGTGGTGGGGGTGTGTGCGTGGGCGGTGGCGTGGACGCGGGGCGACCTGATGGGCGTGCATGTGGGCGGCGAACTGGTGTACACCACGGACGAGATGTGGAAGAGCTATGTGGCGGGGGCCCTGCTGTCGCTGCTGCCCCAATGGGCGGGTGTAAGCGTGGCGGTGCTTTTTTCCACGCTGGCGCGTAGCACGAGCATGGCGATCAGCCTTGCGCTGGGGTCCTGGATACTGGTCGATCTCGCCAAGTATCCGCTGGGTATTGCGCCCTATGTCTTTACGACCTATCTGGAGGCGCCCTGGCGGATTTTCTCCGGCCAGTGCGACGCCCTGGCGCAGCCGTGGATGCCTATGGCGGCCTGGTGCGCGGCGAGCTCCGGATTGCTCATTGTGTTGCCCACGGCGCTGGCGATCCTCGTGTTCAAACGGCGGAATCTGGGCGCATGCTGA